One Opitutus sp. ER46 genomic region harbors:
- a CDS encoding nuclear transport factor 2 family protein, translating to MKFRSLSLLLAVLSAAVLAAAADKPDKEKLKAEIAATEAAFSAMAQEKGLLAAFEHFAAPDVAFVATDPRQWRGPAAVREHLKNSPPGLRLSWSALFVDVSDDGTLGYDYGRYESRLPGPDGQDSVRGGFFLTIWKRQPDGSWRYVMDHGAPDRPTK from the coding sequence ATGAAATTCCGCTCCCTCAGTCTCCTCCTCGCGGTGCTTAGCGCCGCCGTCCTCGCCGCCGCGGCCGATAAACCCGACAAGGAAAAGCTCAAGGCGGAGATCGCCGCCACCGAGGCCGCCTTCTCCGCCATGGCGCAGGAAAAAGGTCTCCTCGCCGCCTTCGAACATTTCGCCGCCCCCGACGTCGCGTTCGTCGCCACCGACCCGCGCCAATGGCGCGGCCCCGCCGCCGTCCGCGAACACCTCAAGAATTCACCGCCCGGGCTCCGCCTTTCCTGGTCCGCGCTGTTCGTCGACGTGTCCGACGATGGCACGCTCGGCTACGACTACGGGCGGTACGAGTCGCGGCTGCCGGGTCCCGACGGCCAGGACTCCGTCCGCGGCGGCTTTTTCCTCACCATCTGGAAACGGCAGCCCGATGGGTCGTGGCGCTACGTGATGGACCACGGCGCGCCTGACCGGCCAACCAAATAA
- the purE gene encoding 5-(carboxyamino)imidazole ribonucleotide mutase produces MATPTPVVGIIMGSTSDWETMQHCAKTLDQLGVAYEKRVISAHRTPQLAFEWCGGARDRGLKVIIAAAGGAAHLAGVAAALTPLPVLGVPMESASLKGLDSLLSMVQMPGGVPVGTFAIGKPGAINAALFAVAILALADPNAKQAIDEYRATQSRKVAEATLP; encoded by the coding sequence ATGGCCACCCCCACACCTGTCGTTGGAATCATCATGGGCAGCACGTCCGACTGGGAGACGATGCAGCACTGTGCGAAGACCCTGGATCAGCTTGGCGTTGCGTACGAGAAGCGCGTGATCAGCGCGCACCGCACGCCGCAGCTCGCTTTCGAATGGTGCGGCGGCGCGCGGGACCGCGGGCTGAAGGTGATCATCGCGGCGGCGGGCGGCGCGGCGCACCTTGCGGGCGTCGCGGCGGCGCTCACGCCGTTGCCCGTGCTGGGCGTGCCGATGGAGTCGGCCTCGCTCAAGGGCCTCGATTCGCTCCTTTCGATGGTGCAGATGCCGGGCGGGGTGCCGGTGGGCACCTTCGCGATCGGCAAGCCAGGCGCGATCAACGCGGCGCTGTTTGCCGTGGCCATCCTGGCGCTCGCCGACCCGAACGCGAAGCAGGCGATCGACGAGTACCGCGCGACGCAGAGCCGCAAAGTGGCCGAAGCGACGCTGCCCTGA
- a CDS encoding RDD family protein: MKTSLRLLLLSAFTCAGLVTFAAPAEPAVPPSPDQPAAAAPAPSATASTDSAAVVPDASAPPAAPVAPAAAAAPAAPVETEAKPDSGQSAGGELRRLDTAATEATDAAATPASSAKSQEKVTVRSSRPPRTGSSRVMIFENATLSKGENADAVVALMGNATADGDVADAVVAVMGNARATGTVGDSVVAVMGNVYVDGKVRDVVAVLGNVELGPNAEVRGDVVSVAGRVKRDPKAVVRGSVPAIGLPFGVGSAGGFGDYLNACLLKGRFLAFAPGLGWAWGVAAIFLAFYIVLALLFRGGMEKSVQTLETRPGGSILAALLTLLLTPVLILLLIITVVGIAVVPFVGIALLLATLFGKAVMIGWLGRRITRLFAQEGPMAHPAFAVLVGGVIVMLLYTVPVLAFITHKLLGVMGLGVVVYTLMLASKREKQSRPVTPAPAFAGGVTPPAAPASSAGLVGAAMATPADPADIGAQPAAAVAPELGATPFAESAVPPVMPVPTVAGVPPRVLLASLPRAGFWIRTGAMAIDAMLVWVILMLFLGIFPDRWDLHVFPLFLPALAAYGAALWKLRGTTIGGIICGLRVVRVDNRPIDWATAVVRALGCFVSLLIVGLGFIWVAIDDERQSWHDKIAGTTVVLSRENMALV; the protein is encoded by the coding sequence ATGAAAACGTCTTTGCGCCTGCTGCTTCTCTCCGCGTTCACCTGCGCCGGCCTGGTGACGTTTGCGGCTCCGGCGGAACCGGCGGTGCCACCCTCGCCGGACCAGCCGGCCGCGGCCGCTCCCGCCCCGTCGGCCACCGCGTCGACCGACAGCGCGGCGGTCGTACCGGACGCCAGTGCGCCCCCCGCCGCTCCAGTCGCACCTGCCGCTGCCGCCGCCCCCGCGGCGCCGGTCGAGACGGAGGCAAAACCGGATAGCGGCCAAAGCGCCGGTGGTGAGTTGCGCCGGCTGGACACCGCCGCCACCGAGGCGACGGACGCCGCGGCGACTCCGGCCAGTTCTGCGAAGTCGCAGGAAAAGGTGACGGTGCGCTCGTCGCGCCCGCCTCGCACTGGCTCGTCCCGGGTGATGATTTTCGAGAACGCGACGCTCTCCAAGGGCGAGAACGCCGACGCGGTCGTTGCGCTGATGGGCAATGCGACTGCCGACGGTGACGTCGCGGACGCCGTCGTGGCCGTGATGGGCAATGCGCGGGCCACGGGCACGGTGGGCGATTCGGTCGTCGCGGTGATGGGCAACGTGTACGTCGACGGCAAGGTGCGCGACGTCGTGGCTGTGCTTGGCAACGTGGAACTTGGGCCAAATGCCGAGGTGCGCGGCGATGTCGTTAGCGTGGCAGGGCGGGTGAAGCGCGACCCCAAGGCGGTGGTGCGCGGCTCGGTGCCCGCGATCGGGCTGCCCTTTGGCGTCGGGAGCGCGGGCGGCTTCGGCGACTATCTCAATGCCTGCCTGTTGAAGGGGCGGTTCCTGGCGTTTGCTCCCGGGCTGGGCTGGGCGTGGGGCGTCGCCGCCATCTTCCTGGCGTTCTATATCGTGCTCGCGCTGCTCTTCCGCGGCGGCATGGAAAAATCGGTGCAGACGCTCGAGACGCGCCCCGGTGGGTCGATCCTGGCGGCACTCCTGACGCTGCTCCTGACGCCGGTGCTTATCCTCCTGCTGATCATCACGGTGGTTGGCATCGCCGTGGTGCCGTTCGTCGGCATCGCCCTGCTGCTCGCCACCCTGTTCGGCAAGGCGGTGATGATTGGCTGGCTGGGCCGGCGGATCACGCGGCTCTTCGCGCAGGAAGGACCGATGGCACATCCGGCCTTCGCGGTGCTCGTGGGCGGCGTGATCGTGATGCTGCTCTATACCGTGCCGGTGCTTGCCTTCATCACGCACAAATTACTCGGGGTGATGGGGCTGGGGGTCGTGGTCTACACCCTGATGCTGGCCTCCAAGCGCGAGAAGCAGTCACGGCCCGTGACGCCGGCTCCCGCATTTGCGGGTGGGGTGACGCCGCCGGCGGCGCCTGCGAGCAGCGCGGGGTTGGTTGGCGCCGCCATGGCGACGCCGGCTGACCCTGCGGACATTGGCGCGCAGCCTGCGGCGGCGGTCGCGCCTGAGTTGGGAGCGACTCCGTTTGCCGAGTCGGCCGTACCGCCGGTCATGCCGGTGCCGACGGTGGCCGGGGTGCCGCCGCGCGTGCTGCTGGCGAGCCTGCCGCGGGCCGGGTTCTGGATTCGCACGGGCGCGATGGCGATCGATGCGATGCTCGTCTGGGTGATTCTCATGCTCTTCCTCGGCATCTTCCCCGATCGCTGGGACCTGCACGTCTTCCCGCTCTTCCTGCCGGCGCTCGCGGCCTATGGCGCGGCGTTGTGGAAGCTGCGCGGCACGACGATCGGTGGCATCATCTGCGGGCTGCGGGTGGTGCGCGTGGACAACCGGCCGATCGACTGGGCAACGGCTGTCGTGCGGGCGCTCGGCTGCTTCGTGTCGCTCCTGATCGTCGGGCTCGGCTTCATCTGGGTCGCGATCGATGACGAGCGGCAGTCCTGGCACGACAAGATCGCCGGGACCACCGTGGTGCTCTCCCGCGAAAACATGGCATTGGTGTAG
- a CDS encoding TonB-dependent receptor, which yields MTDQLFGPSDVGFTPEVNLLPHGAADTPDNYVVGQGQIRGGSNPELKPARSKAYTVGVIWSPKAHRGFSAELTYWKVKEKDVVGVIAAQTILQSVEDLGPNSPYIRNLPNGQPNPAYTGNRASAVSYDVRVEGFGDDGTPITAPGQVANNIDSVYMTRPLVNIATQDASGFDFTLKHKFEQGAYKFHLSSNFAYWKDYTFDGEKLAGRATVTAGTIPRWSNYTLLTVSRGGWQGFIGNRYIPKTFAPDETASGKTHAEAYDSVDVGIGYMFSDRGPRFLRGMKISFSAENLTQHEAAAAAGHVFGVQRGHRDVRSDRPEVPREGRLEVLIGVTRRPARRWRTRRPAQGSAALFWGW from the coding sequence TTGACTGACCAGCTGTTCGGCCCCAGTGACGTCGGCTTCACGCCTGAGGTGAACCTGCTGCCCCATGGTGCGGCTGATACGCCGGACAACTACGTCGTCGGGCAGGGCCAGATCCGCGGCGGCTCGAATCCCGAGCTGAAGCCGGCTCGCTCCAAGGCGTACACGGTCGGCGTGATCTGGTCGCCCAAGGCGCACCGCGGGTTCTCGGCCGAACTGACGTACTGGAAGGTGAAGGAAAAGGACGTCGTCGGCGTCATCGCGGCGCAGACCATCCTGCAGTCGGTGGAGGACCTCGGCCCGAATTCGCCGTACATCCGCAATCTTCCGAACGGCCAGCCCAACCCGGCCTACACTGGCAATCGGGCCAGCGCGGTGTCGTACGACGTCCGCGTCGAGGGCTTCGGAGACGACGGCACGCCGATCACCGCTCCGGGCCAGGTCGCGAACAATATCGACTCGGTCTATATGACCCGGCCGCTGGTGAACATCGCGACGCAGGACGCCTCCGGCTTCGATTTCACGCTCAAGCACAAGTTCGAGCAGGGCGCGTACAAGTTTCACCTGTCGTCCAACTTTGCCTACTGGAAGGATTACACCTTCGACGGCGAGAAGCTGGCAGGACGTGCGACGGTCACGGCGGGCACGATTCCGCGCTGGTCCAACTATACGCTCCTCACCGTGAGCCGCGGCGGCTGGCAGGGCTTCATCGGCAACCGCTACATCCCGAAGACCTTTGCCCCGGATGAGACGGCCTCGGGCAAGACCCACGCCGAGGCGTACGACTCCGTCGACGTCGGCATCGGGTACATGTTCAGCGATCGCGGCCCGCGGTTCCTGCGGGGGATGAAGATCTCCTTCAGCGCTGAGAACCTCACACAACACGAAGCCGCCGCTGCTGCCGGACACGTTTTCGGAGTCCAACGCGGACATCGCGACGTACGATCCGATCGGCCGGAAGTACCTCGTGAAGGTCGACTGGAAGTTCTGATTGGAGTGACACGCCGTCCTGCAAGACGGTGGCGGACGAGGCGGCCGGCCCAGGGGTCGGCCGCCCTATTTTGGGGGTGGTAA
- a CDS encoding sigma-70 family RNA polymerase sigma factor, with protein sequence MATFRERILEVARTLPPAPRVFAELDRLLRDANSGLDEIAALIKRDATLVGHVIRVSNSTVYGGEQPTGSVEEAVVRVGFQEVFRIVGQVAMSRLAERPLRAYGVDADRLRELMLHTAFLCEHLATECGIDPRSAYTAGLMRPLGLLILDRLADRHGHLEVYNPAEHEDYEEWEGRVFGLSSAEVAALVLDSWSFPQDIVQAIRAQYLVRSEDLTLRFACLLNLASGVAAEQGQGLPGELCHWTGQAWKLETLGLTETRFNVAVARAQDAYAAFRGRLLPEDGSQKPEAGGQRPEAGGQKTDVGDQMSEVRSRKPEAGSRRPDDGNERPEGGSQRPETEGRALVAELPAAGLAKVEASAIQVDPQALPENRNFATGPRVLGTNDGPPVQSSTAAPAELSQPETTEPVVAAVSPPADDFTTFMRNYQDMVYSTAARVTGNDAQAEDIAQEVFLKAYENFDQLRQSPTAGGWLKTVATNLSINHLSRYRNRWRFFSEFRRSSDAGDEDEAPMEFAAPDNFFANLDAADRRELVDRALAQLPEHQRVPLVLYHFEDMPYDEIARKLRVSLAKVKTDILRARAALAKILQRSGTAHEQPSY encoded by the coding sequence ATGGCCACCTTTCGCGAGAGAATCCTCGAAGTTGCGAGGACCCTACCCCCTGCGCCCCGTGTTTTTGCGGAGCTGGACCGGCTATTGCGCGACGCCAACAGCGGCCTTGATGAGATCGCGGCGTTGATCAAACGGGATGCGACCCTGGTGGGGCACGTGATTCGCGTGAGCAACAGCACTGTGTACGGCGGCGAGCAGCCGACGGGATCGGTCGAGGAAGCGGTGGTGCGGGTCGGCTTCCAAGAAGTGTTCCGCATCGTGGGCCAGGTGGCGATGTCGCGCCTGGCGGAGCGCCCACTGCGAGCGTACGGCGTGGATGCCGACCGGCTGCGCGAACTGATGCTGCACACGGCCTTTCTCTGCGAGCACCTGGCGACGGAGTGCGGCATCGATCCGCGGAGCGCGTACACCGCCGGGCTCATGCGCCCGCTGGGCTTGCTGATCCTTGATCGGCTGGCGGACCGGCACGGTCACCTCGAGGTCTACAACCCGGCCGAGCACGAGGATTACGAGGAGTGGGAAGGGCGGGTGTTTGGTCTCTCCAGCGCGGAGGTGGCGGCGCTGGTCCTCGACTCGTGGAGTTTTCCCCAGGATATCGTCCAGGCCATTCGCGCGCAGTATCTCGTCCGCTCGGAGGACCTGACCCTGCGTTTTGCCTGCCTGCTGAACCTGGCGAGCGGTGTGGCGGCCGAGCAGGGGCAGGGGCTTCCTGGCGAGCTGTGCCACTGGACCGGGCAGGCGTGGAAGCTGGAGACGCTTGGCCTGACGGAGACGCGCTTCAACGTGGCGGTGGCGCGTGCGCAGGATGCCTATGCGGCGTTTCGCGGCCGTCTGCTACCGGAGGATGGAAGCCAGAAGCCGGAAGCCGGAGGCCAGAGGCCGGAAGCGGGAGGCCAGAAGACAGATGTCGGAGATCAGATGTCAGAGGTCAGAAGCCGGAAACCGGAGGCCGGAAGCCGGAGGCCGGACGACGGAAACGAGAGGCCGGAGGGCGGAAGTCAGAGACCGGAAACCGAAGGGCGGGCGCTGGTGGCGGAACTGCCGGCCGCAGGCTTGGCGAAGGTGGAAGCTTCGGCGATTCAGGTGGATCCGCAGGCCCTGCCGGAAAACCGCAACTTTGCCACGGGGCCGCGTGTTCTCGGAACGAACGATGGACCGCCTGTGCAATCATCAACCGCCGCCCCCGCCGAGCTCTCCCAGCCGGAAACGACCGAGCCTGTCGTGGCGGCGGTGAGCCCGCCCGCCGACGACTTCACTACGTTCATGCGCAACTACCAGGACATGGTTTACTCGACCGCCGCACGCGTCACCGGCAATGACGCGCAGGCCGAGGACATTGCCCAGGAGGTGTTCCTGAAGGCGTACGAGAACTTCGACCAGTTGCGGCAGAGCCCGACGGCGGGAGGCTGGCTCAAGACCGTCGCGACCAATCTCTCGATCAACCACCTCTCGCGGTATCGGAACCGGTGGCGCTTCTTCTCGGAGTTCCGCCGCTCCAGCGATGCAGGCGACGAGGACGAGGCGCCGATGGAGTTTGCCGCGCCGGACAATTTCTTCGCGAACCTTGATGCTGCCGACCGGCGTGAGCTCGTTGATCGCGCGCTGGCGCAGTTGCCGGAACACCAGCGGGTGCCGCTGGTGCTCTACCATTTCGAGGACATGCCGTACGATGAGATCGCGCGCAAACTGCGCGTCAGCCTCGCCAAGGTGAAAACCGACATCCTCCGCGCGCGCGCCGCCCTCGCGAAGATCCTCCAGCGCAGCGGCACGGCGCACGAGCAACCCAGCTACTGA
- a CDS encoding proline dehydrogenase family protein, translated as MASSPTVQATVEDRVREIGLQLFTAMDAFPSPGIFSKKGAYARVMDWSMKDPAFKAQLFRFVDVLPALKSSAEIVRHLQEYLGDKAVELNPAMKAGLAVSSFAPALVAGPVKANVGAMAAQFVAGATPEELVARLRANTRQGIATTIDLLGETVVSEAEADVFLARNLDVLNTVAAALAREPQPGFSDLGPAGPLPRLNLSVKISALTPDVHPADPESSLAALKQRLRPILRRAREVGAFVNFDMESYKLKDLTLALFRSILEEPEFTPTGSTAQVGIALQAYLRDCERDLHELIAWARRHQHPIGVRLVKGAYWDYETVLAQQRGWPVPVWSRKAESDANYEKLTNVLLDHIGLISPAFATHNVRSSAHAIAQAERRGIDPRAYEFQALFGMADELKRAWIETGHRVREYCAIGELLPGMAYLVRRLLENTSNEGFLRLKNLGEASREQLLANPADLVASVPARPSSSAAAAPAASFANEPNRDFGLAPNREQQRAALAALSAHLGRRCPLVIGSRRVSDREWIPSVNPARPAQIVGYWARATPADADAAVTAARAAFPAWRALGVAARAERLERVADLMSTRRFEFNALEVLEAGKPWIEADADISEAIDFCRFYAAEMRRLDAPHITQRVPGEHNVQVYTPRGVGVVIAPWNFPLAILTGLAVAPLVAGNTVILKPAEQTSLIAAALTDLLLEAGIPAGAVNFLPGYGEDVGAHLVAHPQVDFIAFTGSRAVGSRIWETAGRTPPGQANLKKVVCEMGGKNALIIDNDADLDEAIPAALYSAFGFSGQKCSALSRLIVLDEVYPAFVERFVAACGSVPVGDPSAPGTVVGPVIDAEARDKILGAIAQGTKEARLAFQAKLPPALTASGGYYVPPTVFIDVAPEAFIAREEIFGPVVAILRARDLDAAFALANAGDYALTGGLFSRSPRALERARQELLVGNVYLNRGITGAIVARHPFGGFKLSGGGTKAGGRGYLENFLFPRVIAENVMRRGFTPPEAGE; from the coding sequence ATGGCTTCTTCCCCCACCGTCCAGGCGACGGTTGAAGACCGCGTGCGCGAGATCGGCCTGCAGCTGTTCACCGCGATGGACGCGTTTCCGTCCCCCGGCATCTTTTCCAAAAAGGGCGCGTACGCCCGCGTGATGGACTGGTCGATGAAGGACCCCGCCTTCAAGGCCCAGCTCTTCCGCTTCGTCGACGTGCTGCCCGCGCTCAAATCCAGCGCCGAAATTGTCCGCCACCTGCAGGAGTACCTCGGCGACAAAGCCGTGGAGCTGAACCCCGCCATGAAGGCCGGGCTCGCGGTCTCCTCCTTCGCCCCCGCCCTCGTCGCGGGCCCGGTGAAGGCCAACGTCGGTGCGATGGCGGCCCAGTTCGTCGCCGGCGCCACGCCCGAGGAACTCGTTGCCCGTCTGCGCGCCAACACCCGGCAGGGCATCGCCACCACCATCGATCTCCTCGGCGAAACCGTCGTGAGCGAGGCCGAAGCCGACGTCTTCCTCGCGCGCAATCTCGACGTCCTCAACACGGTCGCCGCCGCCCTCGCGCGCGAGCCACAGCCCGGTTTCAGCGATCTCGGCCCCGCGGGCCCGCTCCCGCGGCTCAACCTCTCCGTCAAAATCTCCGCGCTCACGCCCGACGTGCACCCGGCCGACCCGGAATCCTCCCTCGCCGCGCTGAAGCAGCGGCTCCGACCCATCCTGCGGCGCGCCCGCGAGGTCGGCGCGTTCGTGAACTTCGACATGGAGAGCTACAAGCTGAAGGACCTCACGCTCGCCCTGTTTCGATCCATTCTCGAAGAGCCGGAATTCACCCCGACCGGTTCCACCGCCCAGGTCGGCATCGCCCTGCAGGCCTACCTGCGCGACTGCGAACGCGACCTGCACGAACTCATCGCCTGGGCTCGGCGCCACCAGCACCCCATCGGCGTCCGGCTCGTGAAGGGCGCATACTGGGATTACGAGACCGTCCTCGCCCAACAGCGCGGCTGGCCCGTCCCCGTGTGGTCGCGCAAGGCCGAGTCCGACGCGAACTACGAGAAGCTGACGAACGTCCTCCTCGATCACATCGGTCTCATCTCTCCGGCATTCGCCACGCACAACGTCCGTTCCTCCGCCCACGCCATCGCCCAGGCCGAGCGCCGCGGCATCGACCCGCGCGCGTACGAGTTCCAGGCGCTCTTCGGCATGGCCGACGAACTCAAGCGGGCCTGGATCGAAACCGGCCACCGCGTGCGCGAGTACTGCGCCATCGGCGAACTCCTGCCCGGCATGGCCTACCTCGTTCGCCGCCTGCTCGAGAACACCAGCAACGAGGGCTTCCTCCGCCTGAAGAATCTCGGCGAAGCCTCGCGCGAGCAGCTCCTCGCCAACCCCGCCGACCTCGTCGCGAGCGTCCCCGCCCGCCCGTCGTCCTCGGCCGCAGCCGCCCCCGCGGCGTCGTTTGCCAACGAGCCCAACCGCGACTTTGGTCTCGCCCCGAACCGCGAACAGCAGCGGGCTGCGCTCGCCGCACTCTCCGCCCACCTCGGCCGCCGCTGCCCGCTGGTCATCGGCTCGCGCCGCGTCAGCGACCGCGAATGGATTCCCTCCGTCAACCCGGCGCGCCCGGCGCAGATTGTCGGATACTGGGCGCGCGCCACGCCGGCCGATGCCGACGCCGCCGTCACCGCCGCCCGCGCCGCGTTCCCCGCCTGGCGCGCCCTCGGTGTCGCCGCCCGCGCCGAGCGCCTCGAGCGCGTCGCCGATCTCATGTCCACCCGTCGCTTCGAGTTCAACGCGCTCGAGGTGCTTGAAGCCGGGAAGCCCTGGATCGAGGCCGACGCCGACATCAGCGAGGCCATCGACTTCTGCCGCTTCTACGCCGCCGAGATGCGCCGGCTCGATGCGCCACACATCACCCAGCGCGTGCCCGGCGAACACAACGTGCAGGTTTACACGCCGCGCGGCGTGGGCGTCGTGATTGCCCCGTGGAACTTCCCCCTCGCCATCCTCACCGGCCTGGCCGTCGCACCGCTGGTGGCCGGCAACACCGTCATTCTCAAGCCCGCGGAGCAGACGTCGCTCATCGCGGCGGCGCTCACGGACCTTCTGCTCGAGGCCGGCATCCCGGCGGGCGCCGTCAACTTCCTCCCCGGCTATGGCGAGGACGTCGGCGCGCACCTCGTGGCGCACCCCCAGGTGGACTTCATCGCGTTTACCGGCTCACGGGCGGTAGGCAGTCGCATCTGGGAGACAGCCGGGCGCACGCCGCCGGGGCAGGCAAACCTCAAGAAGGTCGTCTGCGAGATGGGCGGCAAGAACGCGCTCATCATCGACAACGATGCCGACCTCGATGAGGCGATTCCCGCCGCGCTCTACAGCGCCTTCGGCTTCAGCGGGCAGAAGTGCTCCGCCCTCTCGCGGCTGATCGTGCTCGACGAAGTCTATCCCGCGTTCGTCGAACGCTTCGTCGCCGCGTGCGGCAGCGTGCCGGTCGGCGATCCGTCGGCCCCCGGCACGGTCGTCGGCCCCGTCATCGACGCCGAGGCGCGGGACAAGATTCTCGGCGCCATTGCGCAGGGCACGAAGGAGGCGCGGCTCGCGTTCCAGGCCAAGCTTCCGCCCGCGCTCACCGCAAGCGGCGGCTATTACGTGCCGCCCACCGTATTCATCGACGTCGCGCCTGAGGCCTTCATCGCGCGCGAGGAGATCTTCGGTCCGGTGGTGGCGATCCTGCGCGCCCGCGACCTCGACGCCGCGTTCGCGCTCGCCAACGCCGGCGATTACGCGCTGACCGGCGGCCTGTTCTCCCGGAGTCCGCGGGCCCTCGAACGCGCCCGCCAGGAGCTGCTCGTGGGCAACGTGTACCTCAACCGCGGCATCACGGGCGCGATCGTGGCGCGGCATCCGTTTGGCGGCTTCAAGCTCAGCGGCGGCGGCACCAAGGCCGGCGGCCGCGGTTACCTGGAGAACTTCCTGTTTCCGCGTGTCATCGCCGAGAATGTCATGCGCCGCGGCTTCACGCCGCCCGAGGCCGGCGAATAG
- a CDS encoding XdhC/CoxI family protein: MKEIQAIVGALIRGRAQPAALATLVSVTGSSYRRPGARLLLLADGTHVGSISGGCLEQDVIERAQRVLTRREPDTVVYDTTSENDIVWGVGLGCQGVVRLLIEPLPERPAWAVALADNFTARRPTHLAITHRHDDPHALGTALTAADAVSSANVFVQLVPPPVRLVVFGAGDDAQPLVRFATELGWETIVADPRATFASPARFPSAARLVVQPPDQLADAAGLDAHSLVVVMTHHYVHDLPLLRALLPRPLAYLGLLGPRKRADRILADLAAGGLTLSSADRARLHAPIGLDLGADGPEQVALAIVAEIQACLAQRSAAPLHQVFATPESVRLSIH, from the coding sequence GTGAAAGAGATCCAAGCCATCGTCGGCGCCCTCATCCGCGGTCGCGCGCAACCCGCCGCCCTTGCCACCCTCGTCAGCGTCACGGGGTCCTCGTACCGCCGGCCGGGCGCCCGGCTTCTGCTCCTCGCCGATGGCACGCACGTCGGCTCCATCAGCGGCGGCTGTCTCGAGCAGGACGTGATCGAGCGCGCCCAACGCGTCCTGACCCGCCGCGAACCCGACACCGTCGTGTACGACACGACGTCCGAGAACGATATCGTCTGGGGCGTCGGACTCGGCTGCCAGGGCGTGGTCCGCCTTCTGATCGAGCCTCTGCCCGAGCGCCCCGCCTGGGCCGTCGCGCTGGCCGACAACTTCACCGCGCGTCGGCCGACGCACCTGGCCATCACCCACCGCCACGACGATCCGCACGCCCTCGGCACCGCCCTCACCGCCGCCGACGCCGTCAGCTCCGCCAATGTCTTCGTGCAACTCGTCCCGCCCCCGGTTCGGCTGGTCGTGTTCGGGGCGGGTGACGACGCCCAGCCGCTCGTCCGCTTCGCCACCGAACTTGGCTGGGAAACAATCGTCGCCGACCCGCGCGCCACCTTTGCCTCCCCCGCCCGCTTTCCGTCGGCCGCTCGCCTGGTCGTGCAGCCGCCCGATCAGCTCGCCGACGCGGCCGGCCTCGACGCCCACTCGCTGGTTGTCGTGATGACCCACCACTACGTCCACGACCTGCCCCTGCTGCGCGCGCTTCTCCCCCGCCCGCTCGCCTATCTCGGACTGCTCGGTCCCCGGAAGCGCGCGGACCGCATCCTCGCCGATCTCGCCGCTGGCGGCCTCACGCTTTCCTCCGCCGACCGCGCCCGGCTGCACGCCCCCATCGGACTCGACCTCGGCGCCGACGGCCCGGAACAGGTTGCGCTCGCCATCGTCGCCGAGATCCAGGCCTGCCTTGCCCAGCGCAGTGCCGCGCCGCTGCATCAGGTGTTCGCCACCCCGGAGTCCGTCCGCCTCTCGATCCATTAG
- a CDS encoding nucleotidyltransferase family protein, with product MSRPDPAAPSARPPRVGAIILAAGASTRMGSPKQLLPIEGKPLLVRTVESALGAPVWPVIVVLGAHAEQIRPALAHLPVLTVENPAWPEGMASSIRAGITALQQFSRMMDAVVIALCDQPAFSSTTVVQLITAHRTTGRTIVAARYANRRGAPALFLREHFPALAALTGEEGARPLLQGDTFPVATVDLPELAVDLDSPADYASHAGTPPSPHEIPLPQSPPRGA from the coding sequence ATGAGCAGACCGGACCCTGCTGCCCCATCCGCCCGCCCGCCCCGGGTCGGCGCGATCATCCTCGCCGCCGGCGCGTCGACGCGCATGGGCTCCCCCAAGCAACTCCTGCCCATCGAGGGCAAACCGCTCCTGGTCCGCACCGTCGAGTCCGCCCTCGGCGCGCCCGTCTGGCCCGTGATCGTCGTCCTCGGGGCGCATGCCGAACAGATCCGCCCTGCCCTGGCCCACCTGCCCGTCCTCACCGTGGAGAACCCCGCCTGGCCCGAGGGCATGGCCTCGTCCATCCGCGCCGGGATCACCGCGCTCCAGCAGTTTTCGCGGATGATGGACGCCGTCGTGATCGCGCTTTGCGACCAGCCCGCGTTTTCCTCCACGACGGTCGTCCAGCTGATCACCGCCCACCGGACCACCGGTCGCACCATCGTCGCGGCCCGCTACGCCAACCGCCGCGGCGCGCCCGCCCTGTTCCTGCGGGAACACTTCCCCGCCCTGGCCGCGCTCACGGGCGAAGAGGGTGCCCGGCCCCTGCTTCAGGGCGACACGTTCCCCGTCGCCACCGTCGATCTGCCGGAGCTCGCGGTCGACCTCGATTCCCCCGCCGACTACGCCAGTCACGCTGGCACTCCCCCTTCCCCACATGAAATTCCGCTCCCTCAGTCTCCTCCTCGCGGTGCTTAG